The Streptomyces cyanogenus DNA segment TGGTCCGGCCGTCGCCGGTCTTGGTGTCCCAGGAGGCGCCGGTGACGATGTCGCCGAAGCCGTCGTGGTCGATGTCGCCGATGCCGGTGACGATGCCGGACTTGAGGGCCTTGGCGGAGGCGGTGCTCAGGCCGTTCGCGGTGCCGGGCAGCCAGTAGTTGGTGTTCCAGTGGGACGACGTCCGCGTCTCGTAGCCGTCGACGACGAGGTCGGTGCGGCCGTCGCCGTTGACGTCACCGGCGGTGAGGTTCATCGGCCCGTACGGGTAGTCGTTGGTGCCCGACTCGATGGGCGGCTTGACGGTGGTGCGGCTGCCCGGGGTGCCGGTTGCGCCGAAGCCGCCCTTGTAGAGGTAGAGGGTGGCGGCGGAGCTGCCGACGACGAGGTCGGCCTTGCCGTCGCCGTCGAAGTCGCCGGCGGCCAGGTTCTGGCCCCAGTAGTCGTGGGAACCGGCGGCCGGATCGGGGATCTCCACGCCCTTGCCGGTCAGGCCGCTCGCGGAGCCCCACAGGAGGGTGACGGCGCCGCCGTTGGTGTCGGTGCCGACCTTCTCGTGCGGGGTGCCGACGGCGAGGTCGTCGTAGCCGTCGTGGTTGAAGTCGGCGTACGCCAGGTCGTAGCCGAACTGGTCGCCGGTCTCGGCGGTGCCGGGGACGCCCGTGGAGTTCTGGCTGAGGGTGGTGCGCCTGGCCGAGGAGACGCCGGTGGTGGTGCCGTACAGGACGACGACCTGGCCGGCGTCCTTGTGGCCGCTGACGTAGGCGGTGGCGGCCGAGGTGGCGATGTCGCCGATGCCGTCGCCGTTGAAATCGGCCTTCGCGACCTTGAAGGAGTCGGCGGCCGTGGCCGGGGACGCGGCGAAGGTGAGCAGACCGCCCGTCAGAGCGGCGGCCGCGGCCGTCGCGAGGGCGAGTCGGGAGTACGCGTGCATGCGGTCTCCTGCTGCATGCGGGGGACGCCCCGGATGGGGCGTCCGCAGACGATGGGGGCGGGCCGCTCGCCTGCGTGGCGGGGCGGCCGGCGATCAGGAGACCCGCGGTGGTGCGCAAGGGTTGTACGCGCGTTCGGAAGCGGTGGGAGAGCGCTGTGGCCGCCGGGGCATGGTCCAGGATGGATCCATGAGCGTAGTGAAGATCAACGTGCTGACCGTGCCCGCCGAGCAGCGGGAGGTGCTGGAGCAGCGGTTCGCCTCGCGGGCCCACGCGGTGGAGAACTCCGACGGCTTCGAGTGGTTCGAGCTGCTGCGCCCCGTCGAGGGCACCGACACCTACCTCGTCTACACCCGCTGGCGGGACGAGGAGTCGTTCCAGGCCTGGATGGAGGGGCCGATGAAGTCCGCGCACCAGGGCGGCGGCGAGGGCGGCGAGCGTCCGAAGCCCGCGGCCTCCGGTTCGACCCTGTGGTCCTTCGAGGTGGTGCAGCAGGCCGGGCCCAAGGCTGTTTAGGCCGGAGGAACAGGGAAACGGTGACGCCCCCGCCGCCGCCCGGGAGGGCCGTGGGGGCGTCGGTCGTGTCGCCACGATGTACATGAGCGGCGCTTCCCCCTGACAGGAGCCGGGCGCTGCCGGGCAACGCCTAGTCGCAGACGATGTCCCGCCTCGGCCGCTCACCCGTCGCGAGGAAGCGGGAGACCGTCCGGTCGCCGCATGCGTTGCCGTTGTCGAGGTAGGCGCCGTGGCCCGTGGAGTTCACGGTCACCATGACGGCGCGTCGGCCGAGGGCCTGGCGGAGCTTGAGGGCGCCGCTGAGAGGGGTGGCCACGTCGTGCCGGTTCTGGATCATGAGGACGGTGGAGGGGCCGCGGTCGGTGATGCGAACCGGGGGCTCCTTCGGTGTGTACGGCCAGGCGGCGCACACCGTCGCGTTCCTCGGCATGCCCGCGGTCAGCGGGAACTCGGCGCGGCTCGCGGCGACCTCCTTCTCGTACCCGGCCGCGGACCTGGGCCAGACGACGTCGTTGCAGATGGTGGCGGCGCTGACCGCCGTGACGTTCTGGAGGGCCGGCTCGGGCGGCGCCTCGGGCGCGGGCGGCACGGTGCCCTTGCGGGCGGCCAGGATCAGCTTGGCCAGGGCGGGGTAGTCGTCGGGGTCGTAGAGGCTGTCCAGCATCATCTGGCGGAACACGTTGCCGTTGAGCTCCTGCGGGTTGGCGCCCGGCCAGGGGAGGGGGTCACGGTCGAGACGTGCGGCGAGGCGGAGGAAGAGGCGGCGTACCTCGGCCGCGGTCCCGGCCACTCGATCGGGGTTGCCCGGCCGTGACGCCCACTCGGCGAACTCGGCGAAGTTGTCCTCGGCGCCCACCTCGAACGCGGCGAACCAGGCCCGCTCTGCCCGCACGGGGTCGGGGTTGTCGTTGCTGTCCAGCACGAAACGGTCGGTGCGGTCCGGGAACAGTTCGTTGTAGACGACGCTGACGTACGTCCCGTACGAGTCACCCCACGCGGAGATCCTCCGCTCGCCGAGCGCCGCCCGGATGCGGTCGAGGTCGCGGGCCTCGTTGGCGGTGCTGATGTGCCGTATCAGCCGGCCGCCGTGGTGCGCGCACGCTTCCGACATCCGCCGCGCGGTGGCCATGTTCTCCTTGACGGAGCCGTCAGGGGCGGGCCAGGGAAGGAGCTTCGTCCGAGCGAGGTCACCTCGTTCCATGCCGCAGCTGACCGGGGTCGAGCGGCCGTACCCCCGGGGATCGAACCCGATCAGGTCGTAGCTGTCCCGTACTTCCTTCGGCAGCTTCTGCCCCTTGTCCGAGGGCTGGTCGAGGCTGCCGCCGCCGGGTCCGCCGGGGATCAGGAACAGCGCGCCCCGGCGGGCCTTCGGGTTCTCGGCGGGGATGCGGGAGAACGCGACGGTGATCTTCTCGCCGTGCGGATCGGCGTAGTCCATCGGCACCTCGATGGTCGTGCACCGCTGCCGCGGATCGAGACCTGTGCCCTCGCACTTCGTCCAGCGGAGGTGCGACGGCCTGGCGTCGTCGGCGGCCGAGGCGGTCGCCGTGGTGGCGGGCACGGCGAGGCTCAGGACGGCGGCGGAGGCGGCCAACAGGGCTGCGTTTCGCTTGATCTTCGTCATGCGTACGAGCTTCGCCTGCGCCGTCCCTCACCGAAATCCTGCCAACCGGCCTGTGCGCACGGGGGTTTGCCTCACCGGGTTCCCCTACTCGGTGGGGTTCGCCGAGGCCGGGACGTGCCGGCTGCCCTGCACGGCCGACGCCCCGCACCGGAAAGGTGCGGGGCGTCGGCCGTGGCGAACAGGGCGGTTACTTCACCGGCTCCGGCTCCGGCTCGCTCTCCGTCTCCGTCTCGCCCGCCGGGTCGACCGGGGTCTTGACGGAGTCGAGGAGCAGCTGGGCGACGTCCACGACCTGGATGGACTCCTTGGCCTTGCCGTCGTTCTTCTTGCCGTTGACCGAGTCGGTCAGCATGACGAGGCAGAACGGGCAGGCGGTGGAGACGATGTCCGGGTTCAGCGACAGCGCCTCGTCGACGCGCTCGTTGTTGATGCGCTTGCCGATGCGCTCTTCCATCCACATCCGGGCGCCGCCGGCGCCGCAGCAGAAGCCGCGCTCCTTGTGGCGGTGCATCTCCTCGTTGCGCAGGCCCGGGACCTTGCCGATGATCTCGCGCGGGGGCGTGTAGATCTTGTTGTGGCGGCCCAGGTAGCACGGGTCGTGGTACGTGATGATGCCCTCGACCGGGGTGACCGGGATCAGCTTGCCCTCGTCCACCAGGTGCTGGAGCAGCTGGGTGTGGTGGATGACCTCGTAGTCGCCGCCGAGCTGCGGGTACTCGTTGCCGAGCGTGTTGAGGCAGTGCGGGCAGGTGGCGACGATCTTCTTGGCGGACTTCGGCTTCCTCGACTCCGCGGTGACCTTGCCCTCGTCGTCCAGCTCCTCGCCGAACGCCGTGTTCAGGGCCATCACGTTCTCCATGCCGAGCTCCTGGAACAGGGGCTCGTTGCCGAGGCGGCGGGCGGAGTCACCGGTGCACTTCTCGTCGCCGCCCATGATCGCGAACTTCACGCCCGCGATGTGCAGCAGCTCGGCGAAGGCCTTGGTGGTCTTCTTGGCGCGGTCCTCCAGGGCGCCGGCGCAGCCGACCCAGTACAGGTACTCGACCTCGGTGAGGTCCTCGATGT contains these protein-coding regions:
- a CDS encoding FG-GAP and VCBS repeat-containing protein; translated protein: MHAYSRLALATAAAAALTGGLLTFAASPATAADSFKVAKADFNGDGIGDIATSAATAYVSGHKDAGQVVVLYGTTTGVSSARRTTLSQNSTGVPGTAETGDQFGYDLAYADFNHDGYDDLAVGTPHEKVGTDTNGGAVTLLWGSASGLTGKGVEIPDPAAGSHDYWGQNLAAGDFDGDGKADLVVGSSAATLYLYKGGFGATGTPGSRTTVKPPIESGTNDYPYGPMNLTAGDVNGDGRTDLVVDGYETRTSSHWNTNYWLPGTANGLSTASAKALKSGIVTGIGDIDHDGFGDIVTGASWDTKTGDGRTIPDSAKGGRISVTYGSASGPATTRAINQDTGNVPGSSETGDGFGWDLDLGDVNGDGCQDLVVSSPNEDIGGVTNTGQVTVLYGSRTGVNTTSGAQAFAQSTTGVPGTDEKADLFGADVKLDDVTGDGKADLVIGSYENGGDGAITYLPSNGKKITTSGSRTFGASTVGVSTSGSPQWGAVFAD
- a CDS encoding antibiotic biosynthesis monooxygenase family protein, whose product is MSVVKINVLTVPAEQREVLEQRFASRAHAVENSDGFEWFELLRPVEGTDTYLVYTRWRDEESFQAWMEGPMKSAHQGGGEGGERPKPAASGSTLWSFEVVQQAGPKAV
- a CDS encoding alpha/beta hydrolase; translation: MTKIKRNAALLAASAAVLSLAVPATTATASAADDARPSHLRWTKCEGTGLDPRQRCTTIEVPMDYADPHGEKITVAFSRIPAENPKARRGALFLIPGGPGGGSLDQPSDKGQKLPKEVRDSYDLIGFDPRGYGRSTPVSCGMERGDLARTKLLPWPAPDGSVKENMATARRMSEACAHHGGRLIRHISTANEARDLDRIRAALGERRISAWGDSYGTYVSVVYNELFPDRTDRFVLDSNDNPDPVRAERAWFAAFEVGAEDNFAEFAEWASRPGNPDRVAGTAAEVRRLFLRLAARLDRDPLPWPGANPQELNGNVFRQMMLDSLYDPDDYPALAKLILAARKGTVPPAPEAPPEPALQNVTAVSAATICNDVVWPRSAAGYEKEVAASRAEFPLTAGMPRNATVCAAWPYTPKEPPVRITDRGPSTVLMIQNRHDVATPLSGALKLRQALGRRAVMVTVNSTGHGAYLDNGNACGDRTVSRFLATGERPRRDIVCD